From a single Pseudophryne corroboree isolate aPseCor3 chromosome 6, aPseCor3.hap2, whole genome shotgun sequence genomic region:
- the LOC134936034 gene encoding histidine N-acetyltransferase-like, giving the protein MKLEAIPGAPQDGDLEFVLATEKEFEEVVSMSHGIYGGLDYLPSRYHSWVNEKDRMVVLAKKGGDVIGLLSMFVVDGGETALLEGLRVAPWERGRGVAGVLQRFCCQLVKHRYPSVGVMRLTRDDKLTAKELNKYRVLAKQGILLVRFNAPDLSSRLSSISLPPGPSRPPPPILLSPDEVRGVFLERGGLLKDLLPNQTLIQDWQPFQALPDNYDLVRRKSIRWMADDRVRPRVASLCTPPFPVPAGPLCFYLNIDVFGSGLRGAQEQLLSHLAAHVHLLPGDVKCQLFLPPSMWRPMAEFCTSTLGLQLEKGYTEQYLLESDI; this is encoded by the exons ATGAAGCTTGAGGCGATACCTGGTGCCCCCCAAGATGGGGATTTGGAATTTGTCTTGGCCACGGAGAAGGAGTTTGAAGAAGTTGTGTCCATGTCTCACGGCATCTACGGAGGGCTGGATTATCTTCCAAGTCGATACCACAGCTGGGTCAACGAGAAGGACAGGATGGTGGTTCTAGCCAAGAAGGGAGGAGATGTT ATTGGCCTGCTCTCTATGTTTGTGGTGGACGGAGGGGAGACCGCTCTTCTGGAGGGGCTCCGTGTGGCACCATGGGAGCGAGGCAGAGGCGTTGCTGGAGTTCTCCAAAGGTTCTGTTGCCAACTGGTGAAACACCGATACCCAAGTGTGGGAGTAATGAGGTTGACAAGAGATGACAAGTTGACCGCCAAGGAGCTCAACAAATATAGAGTCCTCGCAAAGCAG GGCATACTGCTTGTCCGTTTTAATGCACCTGACCTTTCCTCTCGTTTATCTTCCATCTCACTGCCCCCTGGGCCATCTCGCCCACCTCCACCCATCCTCCTGTCTCCTGATGAAGTCCGCGGAGTCTTCCTGGAGCGGGGAGGCCTGCTGAAGGATCTTCTGCCCAACCAAACTCTCATCCAGGACTGGCAaccgttccaggccctgcctgaCAACTATGACCTGGTGCGCCGCAAGTCCATTCGCTGGATGGCGGATGATAGAGTCCGGCCACGGGTGGCTTCTCTCTGCACCCCACCGTTTCCTGTCCCAGCTGGGCCTCTCTGCTTTTACCTCAACATTGATGTCTTTGGTTCTGGGTTGCGAGGGGCTCAAGAGCAATTACTTTCCCATTTGGCTGCTCATGTCCACTTACTGCCGGGGGATGTAAAATGTCAGCTCTTCCTGCCCCCTAGTATGTGGAGGCCTATGGCTGAGTTTTGCACCTCCACATTGGGTTTGCAGCTGGAAAAAGGCTATACAGAGCAATATCTACTAGAGTCCGATATATAG